From Curtobacterium sp. SGAir0471, the proteins below share one genomic window:
- a CDS encoding winged helix-turn-helix domain-containing protein has translation MVRSTLSAAEARRVTLAAQGFGAPARDVVGTRTLTSTIGRLGLLQIDSVNVFERSHYLPLFARLGSYDKAALDRLTMRRTGPYAEYWAHEAAFLARADLPLFRWRMDAYRDRDARPNRIAGVERTAGVRRELRALLAAEGPLPASAVEHEANVRRGPWWGWSDVKAGLEQMFRWGEVVSAGRAGFERVYALPDQVLPPGTLEGAPDRHTAVTELVRRAARASGVGTRADLADYFRLRADDTTAAIAELEERGELASVRVEGWRDRAWMHVDARVPRHVTADAVLSPFDPVVWFRRRAERMYDFHYRIEIYTPAPKRVFGYYVLPVLQDDRLTGRVDLKSDRQRGVLRVRTAWQEPGERLDAERLAETLRRAAAWQGLDGVEVTDRGTAATAVAAALGVALVPHVAADDADAAEAAPGDDAVA, from the coding sequence ATGGTCAGGTCCACGCTCTCCGCCGCCGAGGCCCGCCGCGTCACCCTGGCGGCGCAGGGCTTCGGCGCTCCCGCCCGTGACGTGGTCGGCACCCGCACGCTGACGAGCACGATCGGCCGGCTCGGGCTCCTGCAGATCGACTCGGTGAACGTCTTCGAGCGGAGTCACTACCTGCCGCTCTTCGCCCGCCTCGGCTCCTACGACAAGGCCGCGCTGGACCGACTCACGATGCGGCGCACCGGCCCGTACGCCGAGTACTGGGCACACGAGGCCGCGTTCCTGGCGCGCGCCGACCTCCCCCTCTTCCGCTGGCGCATGGACGCGTACCGCGACCGCGATGCCCGACCGAACCGGATCGCGGGGGTCGAACGCACCGCGGGCGTCCGCCGGGAGCTCCGCGCCCTGCTCGCCGCCGAGGGCCCCCTGCCCGCGAGCGCCGTCGAGCACGAGGCGAACGTCCGCCGCGGCCCGTGGTGGGGCTGGAGCGACGTGAAGGCGGGGCTCGAGCAGATGTTCCGCTGGGGCGAGGTCGTCAGCGCCGGCCGCGCCGGGTTCGAGCGCGTGTACGCCCTGCCCGACCAGGTGCTGCCGCCGGGCACGCTCGAGGGCGCTCCGGACCGGCACACCGCCGTCACCGAGCTGGTCCGGCGCGCCGCACGCGCGTCCGGTGTCGGGACCCGGGCGGACCTCGCCGACTACTTCCGTCTGCGCGCGGACGACACGACCGCCGCGATCGCGGAGCTCGAGGAGCGCGGCGAGCTCGCGTCGGTCCGGGTGGAGGGGTGGCGGGACCGCGCGTGGATGCACGTCGACGCCCGGGTCCCGCGGCACGTCACGGCCGACGCGGTGCTCAGCCCGTTCGACCCGGTCGTGTGGTTCCGTCGCCGCGCTGAGCGCATGTACGACTTCCACTACCGGATCGAGATCTACACGCCGGCGCCGAAGCGGGTGTTCGGCTACTACGTGCTGCCCGTCCTGCAGGACGACCGCCTGACCGGACGCGTCGACCTGAAGAGCGACCGGCAGCGGGGCGTGCTCCGGGTGCGGACCGCGTGGCAGGAGCCGGGCGAGCGCCTGGACGCGGAGCGCCTCGCCGAGACGCTGCGGCGGGCGGCGGCGTGGCAGGGACTCGACGGTGTCGAGGTCACCGACCGTGGCACCGCGGCCACCGCGGTCGCGGCAGCACTCGGGGTCGCGCTCGTCCCGCACGTGGCGGCGGACGACGCCGATGCGGCCGAGGCGGCTCCGGGCGACGACGCGGTCGCCTGA
- a CDS encoding AI-2E family transporter, producing the protein MAWGKKTHPDPVVEQVVPTGMRIAGAWSWRVLVVIGVVAVFIYLVTLFSEVLIPFLIGIVVAALLVPLSNWMQRHHVPKWIAVVVSLVGGLAAVGGLIWLVIDQIAAAYPSLRDRTLAQYDTIRDFVLNSGLGISQSDLNNYLNQATDWLSSNSGSILSGVASAGSSLTHLLTGLFVVIFTVIFLLIDGKNVWRWTVRLFPKKARPAIDGAGVAGWTTLTSFIRVQIFVAFVDAVGIGIGAAALQLPLVIPIAVFVFLGAFIPVVGAIVTGFLAVFIALIFNGWVAALIMLGVILVVQQVEGHILQPLVMGSAVKVHPLAVVLGVTAASGLAGIAGAFFAVPLIATVNSMVTTIASGRWKGLDSDHVLEAKQRDHHASVEAKKRRRWRKRHPEGVPAPGSDEQPTATKGTAG; encoded by the coding sequence ATGGCCTGGGGAAAGAAGACGCATCCGGATCCCGTCGTCGAGCAGGTCGTGCCGACGGGCATGCGGATCGCAGGCGCCTGGTCGTGGCGCGTGCTCGTCGTCATCGGCGTCGTCGCGGTCTTCATCTACCTCGTCACGCTCTTCAGCGAGGTGCTCATCCCGTTCCTCATCGGGATCGTCGTGGCAGCCCTGCTCGTGCCGCTGTCGAACTGGATGCAGCGCCACCACGTGCCGAAGTGGATCGCCGTCGTGGTCAGCCTGGTCGGTGGGCTCGCGGCCGTCGGCGGGCTCATCTGGCTCGTCATCGACCAGATCGCGGCGGCCTACCCCTCGCTGCGCGACCGGACGCTCGCGCAGTACGACACCATCCGCGACTTCGTGCTGAACTCCGGACTCGGCATCAGCCAGTCCGACCTCAACAACTACCTGAACCAGGCGACCGACTGGCTGTCGAGCAACTCCGGCTCGATCCTGTCCGGCGTCGCGAGCGCGGGCTCGTCGCTGACGCACCTGCTCACCGGGCTCTTCGTGGTCATCTTCACGGTGATCTTCCTGCTCATCGACGGCAAGAACGTCTGGCGCTGGACGGTCCGGCTGTTCCCGAAGAAGGCCCGGCCCGCCATCGACGGTGCCGGGGTCGCCGGGTGGACGACGCTGACGAGCTTCATCCGCGTGCAGATCTTCGTCGCCTTCGTCGACGCCGTGGGCATCGGCATCGGGGCCGCCGCGCTCCAGCTGCCGCTCGTCATCCCGATCGCCGTGTTCGTCTTCCTCGGCGCGTTCATCCCGGTCGTCGGCGCCATCGTGACCGGATTCCTCGCGGTGTTCATCGCGCTCATCTTCAACGGCTGGGTCGCGGCGCTCATCATGCTCGGCGTCATCCTCGTCGTGCAGCAGGTCGAGGGGCACATCCTGCAGCCCCTGGTCATGGGCAGCGCCGTCAAGGTGCACCCGCTCGCCGTCGTGCTCGGCGTCACCGCGGCGTCCGGGCTCGCGGGCATCGCCGGCGCGTTCTTCGCCGTCCCGCTCATCGCGACCGTGAACTCGATGGTCACGACGATCGCCAGCGGCCGGTGGAAGGGGCTCGACTCCGACCACGTGCTCGAGGCGAAGCAGCGCGACCACCACGCGAGCGTCGAGGCCAAGAAGCGCCGCCGCTGGCGGAAGCGCCACCCCGAGGGCGTCCCTGCGCCGGGCAGCGACGAGCAGCCCACCGCGACGAAGGGCACCGCGGGCTGA
- the ilvA gene encoding threonine ammonia-lyase, with protein MTDTSVPQQQTAAFPSLADIEAAQRTIAGVARVTPMETSQFLAELLGSPVHLKCENLQRTGAYKVRGAYNRLAALGPEQRAAGVVAASAGNHAQGVALAARELGIPATIFTPVGVALPKLQATRHYGAEVVLRGHSVEEALSAAKDFAARTGAVFIPPFDHPDVIAGQGTLGLEIIDQVPDVDTVVVPIGGGGVISGIALAVKGMAERLGRPIRVIGVQAENAAAYPSSITAGEPVTITTKPTISDGIAVARPGDLNFPIIRDLVDDIVTVSDDDTARALLVLLERAKLVVEAAGAVGVAAIMSGAVRDTGRTVVLLSGGNIDPLMMERIITRGLVAASRYIGIRIMLPDRPGQLARVAQVISDAGANVVEVLHTRHGQGLVINEVALDLSIEARGPEHAQEVIQRLHEVGFRPELLEN; from the coding sequence GTGACCGACACCTCCGTGCCCCAGCAGCAGACCGCGGCGTTCCCCTCGCTGGCGGACATCGAGGCCGCGCAGCGGACCATCGCGGGCGTCGCACGCGTCACGCCGATGGAGACCTCCCAGTTCCTGGCGGAGCTGCTCGGCTCGCCGGTGCACCTGAAGTGCGAGAACCTGCAGCGGACGGGCGCCTACAAGGTGCGCGGTGCCTACAACCGTCTGGCCGCGCTCGGCCCCGAGCAGCGTGCGGCCGGCGTCGTCGCCGCGAGCGCCGGCAACCACGCGCAGGGTGTGGCACTCGCGGCCCGCGAACTCGGCATCCCGGCCACGATCTTCACGCCGGTGGGGGTCGCGCTGCCGAAGCTCCAGGCGACGCGGCACTACGGCGCCGAGGTGGTCCTGCGCGGCCACTCGGTGGAAGAGGCCCTGAGCGCCGCCAAGGACTTCGCCGCCCGCACCGGAGCGGTGTTCATCCCGCCCTTCGACCACCCGGACGTCATCGCCGGCCAGGGAACGCTCGGGCTGGAGATCATCGACCAGGTGCCCGACGTCGACACCGTCGTCGTGCCGATCGGCGGCGGCGGGGTCATCTCCGGCATCGCCCTTGCGGTGAAGGGGATGGCCGAGCGCCTGGGCCGTCCGATCCGGGTGATCGGCGTGCAGGCGGAGAACGCCGCGGCCTACCCGTCGTCGATCACCGCCGGCGAGCCGGTCACGATCACGACGAAGCCGACGATCTCGGACGGCATCGCGGTGGCCCGACCCGGCGACCTCAACTTCCCGATCATCCGCGACCTGGTCGACGACATCGTCACCGTGTCGGACGACGACACCGCCCGCGCGCTGCTCGTCCTGCTCGAGCGGGCGAAGCTCGTCGTCGAGGCGGCCGGCGCCGTGGGTGTCGCGGCGATCATGTCCGGCGCCGTCCGTGACACCGGCCGCACGGTCGTGCTGCTGAGCGGCGGCAACATCGATCCGCTCATGATGGAGCGCATCATCACCCGCGGTCTCGTCGCCGCGTCGCGCTACATCGGCATCCGGATCATGCTGCCGGATCGCCCGGGTCAGCTCGCCCGTGTCGCGCAGGTCATCTCGGATGCCGGCGCCAACGTCGTCGAGGTGCTGCACACCCGGCACGGGCAGGGTCTGGTGATCAACGAGGTCGCCCTGGACCTGTCGATCGAGGCCCGCGGCCCCGAGCACGCACAGGAGGTCATCCAGCGCCTCCACGAGGTCGGCTTCCGTCCGGAGCTGCTCGAGAACTGA
- the greA gene encoding transcription elongation factor GreA, whose product MSNDTQTTWLTQEAHDRLTAELEQLSGPARKEIADRIEAAREEGDLKENGGYHAAKDEQGKIEARIRQLTELLKHATVGEADFDGTVEPGTVVTAVIAGDESTFLVGNREIVAEGSDLTVYSPVSPVGAAILGLREGEETTYTAPNGKEISVKVTKVERYQP is encoded by the coding sequence ATGAGCAACGACACGCAGACCACCTGGCTGACCCAGGAGGCTCACGACCGTCTCACGGCCGAGCTCGAGCAGCTGTCGGGCCCGGCCCGCAAGGAGATCGCGGACCGCATCGAGGCGGCGCGTGAAGAGGGTGACCTCAAGGAGAACGGCGGCTACCACGCCGCGAAGGACGAGCAGGGCAAGATCGAGGCCCGCATCCGCCAGCTCACCGAGCTGCTCAAGCACGCCACCGTGGGCGAGGCGGACTTCGACGGCACCGTCGAGCCGGGCACCGTCGTGACGGCGGTCATCGCCGGCGACGAGTCGACCTTCCTCGTGGGCAACCGCGAGATCGTGGCCGAGGGGTCCGACCTGACCGTGTACAGCCCGGTCAGCCCGGTCGGCGCCGCGATCCTCGGGCTGCGCGAGGGCGAGGAGACGACCTACACGGCGCCGAACGGCAAGGAGATCAGCGTCAAGGTGACGAAGGTCGAGCGCTACCAGCCGTAG
- a CDS encoding DUF4307 domain-containing protein — protein MALGDVPGGGPGALARLVVGVGVDGQQAERHEDPHGSGSSGARTRRPRAWGQRTAGRELPWDQDNHPGSPQLSEPLHPTVTAPTAAPGTVASLDDRYGRTPDRRRRSRLVGIVAAIAVVLVFVAWVVWAGLDQESHGLDNTELGYTVVSDHQTVVHSQVSADPGTEVRCAVQVLDRSYSIVGWKEVTLPASDQRTRSISTSVNTTTRGVTGLIHDCWVP, from the coding sequence GTGGCCCTCGGCGACGTACCGGGCGGAGGTCCCGGCGCCCTTGCTCGACTCGTCGTCGGGGTGGGCGTGGACGGCCAGCAGGCGGAACGGCACGAGGATCCTCACGGGAGCGGGTCGAGCGGGGCGCGCACGCGTCGACCGCGGGCGTGGGGGCAGCGCACAGCGGGGCGTGAACTACCCTGGGACCAGGATAATCACCCCGGGAGCCCCCAACTGTCCGAACCGCTGCACCCCACCGTCACCGCTCCGACCGCTGCCCCGGGCACGGTCGCGTCGCTGGACGACCGGTACGGGCGCACGCCGGACCGCCGGCGCCGCAGCAGGCTGGTCGGCATCGTCGCCGCGATCGCCGTCGTGCTGGTCTTCGTCGCGTGGGTGGTCTGGGCCGGGCTCGACCAGGAGTCGCACGGCCTCGACAACACCGAGCTCGGCTACACCGTCGTCTCGGACCACCAGACGGTCGTGCACTCGCAGGTCTCGGCCGACCCGGGCACCGAGGTCCGCTGCGCCGTGCAGGTGCTCGACAGGTCGTACTCGATCGTCGGGTGGAAGGAGGTCACGCTGCCGGCATCCGATCAGCGCACCCGCTCGATCTCGACCTCGGTGAACACCACGACCCGCGGCGTGACCGGCTTGATCCACGACTGCTGGGTTCCCTAG